The genomic region GCGGCCTACCTGGCAGATCCACGCCTGCACCTGAGTCAGATCGCCGGCCTGCTCGGCTATTCCGAGCAGAGCACGCTCAACCGTTCGTCTCGGCGGTGGTTCGGGACGACGCCACGCCAGTACCGCGCTGAGGTGACTCGCTCGGCCCCGTGAACATCGTCGGGGTCGTGCGGACGACGGCGTCACGCCCGACGCCGGCGAGATCGTTGGCCCGAGCCGTATCGCGCTGACGAGCGCCCGCCAACGAGCGGCGGGGATCGATGCCGGACCGGACCAGATCGGCGTCGAGCAGCCGCATGAGGGCGTCAGAACCCGCGTCAGTAGCCGCGGCCGGGGTTGAGGATGCCGGACGGGTCGAAGGCCGTCTTGATCCGATGCATGAGGGCCCGCTCGGCGGCGCCGACCTGGCGCTCGAGGTAGTCGATCTTGAGCGAACCGATGCCGTGCTCGCCACTGACGGTCCCGCCGAGGTCGATGGCCGCCAGGACGATCTGGTCGAAGCATGCGTAGGCGCGCTCGGCAGCGCCGGCCTCCGTGGCGTCGTAGACGATCGTGGGGTGCAGGTTGCCGTCCGCGGCGTGTCCGAAGACGCCGACGGTGACGCCGTGCTCGGCTGCTGCCTTCGCGATCCGCGCCTCGAGATCGGGCAGGCGATGGATCGGCACGCAGACGTCGTCGAGCAGGGTGGTGCCGAGTCGTTCGAGTGCCGTGAGCGCCACGCGGCGGGCTTCCATCAGGGCCGTGCCCTCGTCGGTGTCGTCGGTGTGGAAGGCCGCGAGGGCACCGTGGGCGGCTGCGACCTCGACCACGGCGGCGATCTCGGCGGCGTGATCGCTTCCATCGGTGACCACGAGCAGAGTGGGCACCTCGTCGAGGCCCATCCGCGTCATCAGGTTGACCGCGCGCACGGTGGTCTCGTCCATCAGCTCGACGGCGCTGGGCCGCGCCACCCGCTCGATCGCCAGCACGGCCTCGACGGCGGCTGCAACGGTGGGGAAGGTGAGCGCGGCCGTGGCAGTGCCGGGCGATGCGGGCAGCAGGCGCACGGTCGCCTCGACGACGACACCGAGGGTGCCCTCCGAGCCGACGACCAGACGGGTCAGGTCCAGCCCGGCGACGTCCTTGTGAGTCGCTCGGCCGGTGCGGATCGTCTCGCCCCCAGCCAGCACCACGGTGAGTGCAAGCGTGTGATCTGCGGTGACGCCGTACTTCGCGCAGCACATGCCGCCGGCGTTGGTCGCGATGTTGCCGCCGATCGACGAGATGGCCCGGCTGCCGGGGTCGGGTGCGTAGAAGAGTCCGTGCTCCCGAGCGGCAGCGTCGAGGTCGGCATTGAGCACGCCCGGTCCGACGGTGGCCGTGCGCGCGACGGGGTCGATGGTCAGGGCCGTCAAACGCGACACGTCGAGCACGATGCAGCCGTCGAGAGCGTTCGCGGCACCGGCCAGGCCCGTTCCTGCTCCGCGGATGACCACGGGAGCTGCGTGCTGATCAGCGATGGTCAGGACCGTCACGACGTCGGCCGCGTCGCCGGCACGCACGACGGCCAGCGGCCTGCCCGCGACGGCGACCAGACACTGGTCGCGGCGGTACGCCTCCATCGACGTCGGCTCGGTGATGACCCGGCCGGCCAGGGCGTCGACCAGCTCCTCGAGCAGCCCATCGGCCAGGCTCATGACTCGGTGACGGGCTCGTAGAAGCCGCGGATGTGCGCCACGACGAGATCGGCGGCGCGCCTTTGGGCGCCCGAGTCGAGGGCCGTCACGATCGCCTCGTGCTCGTCGCAAAGGCCGCTCAGCACCGAGACCGGATCGCCATGCTCGCTCAGGGCCGTGCGAAGGTAGCCCGCGATCGTGCCGCGCATGACCTCCACCACGAGACCGATAGCGGCATTCCCGCCCGCATGGGCCAGGCTGACGTGAAAGTCGACGTCGGCGAGGTGGAAGGCCTCGATGTCGCCGGCGTCGGCGGCGACGCGCATGATCTTCAGGCACTCGCGCGTCGAGGCCGGCACGACGTTGACGGACTGGACCGCGTCACGCTCGAGCAGCACGCGAAGTGCAACCAGGTCGGGCAGCGTCACAGCCGAGACCCGCAGGGCGGTCGTCAGCGCTGAGGCCGCCGTCGAGGCAAGGCGGTCGTGGGTCACTCGCGGGCGAGAGGTCGATACCGACTCGGCGCCGGTCACCAAGCCCTGTGACTGGAGGACCCGCAGCGCCTCACGCACACTGGACCGCCCGACGCCGAAGGTGCTCGCCAGGTCGGACTCCGTCGGCAGCTCCTCGCCAGGAGGGAGGTCGCCGACGACGATCGCCTCACGCAGTCGCGAGGCGATCTCCAGGCTCAGCGGCAACCGTGCGACCGGCGCGAGATGGGTGGACATGCGAGTCACTGTAGCGCTTGCCCGCCCGCTTGCCTGCTTGTCAGACAAGTGGTTGACTCAGGGGCGTGATGCGATCCACATCACATTCCTGATGGTCCACCTGGAGGTCCGCCATGTCCGAGCAGCTCACCCTTGACCCCGCCACCACGGCCGTCGTGCTGATCGAGTACCAGAACGAGTTCACCACTCCCGGCGGCGTGCTCCACGACCCTGTCGCAGCGGTCATGGAGAAGACCGGCATGCTCGCCAACACGGTTGCCTTCGTCGAGCAGGCCCGCGCCGCCGGCGTGACGATCATGCACGCCCCGATCACGTTCGCTCCCGGGTACGGCGAGCTCACGCGCCACCCGTACGGGATCCTCGCCGGGGTCGTGAACGGCAAGGCCTTCGAGAAGGGCAGCTGGGGCGCGGCCATCGTCGATGACCTCGCGCCGACCGAGGACGACATCCTGATCGAGGGCAAGCGTGGGCTCGACACCTTTGCCAGCACCAACCTCGACTTCATCCTGCGCAGCAAGGGCATCACCACGGTGATCCTCGCCGGATTCCTCACCAACTGCTGCGTCGAGTCGACGATGCGTTCGGCCTACGAGAACGGCTATCGCGTGATCACGTTGACCGACTGTGCGGCCGCGACGTCCGTCGAGGAGCACGACAACGCCATCACGTACGACTTCCCGATGTTCTCGCTGCCGATGGAGTCGAAAGCCGTCGCCGCGGCGCTCTGACGGGTGTGCCGCCCCCGTCGTCCCGGCCCCCGCAGGCACGGGGCGCGTCCAGGTAGGGCGCAGTGGATCCACTCCGGCGACCTGGTCGTTGATTTGCGATCCGTCGGCCAGGCGTGGTGATGGACCGATTCTGCGACAGGAGGTCGGCTAGCCATGCGGAACGCCCCGAGCGACCGAAGGCCACGTGGGGCGTTTCCACTGACTAGACGGGGCTTTCGCCGTCGAGGTCGAACGACCGGAACTGATCGAGACCCACCAACTCAGATGCCTGTAGCGAAGCGCCGGGGTCTGCCCCGAGTCTTGCTGACGCTCGGGGGTCGGAGTGATCAGGCCGCGTCTGCGGCGGTGTAGATCGTCTCAAACTCGACGGGGGTGAGCGTGCCGAGGACCCTCTGGCGAGGTCAGCGGAGATGCGGGTGGGCCAC from Aeromicrobium sp. Sec7.5 harbors:
- a CDS encoding FAD-binding oxidoreductase, with the translated sequence MSLADGLLEELVDALAGRVITEPTSMEAYRRDQCLVAVAGRPLAVVRAGDAADVVTVLTIADQHAAPVVIRGAGTGLAGAANALDGCIVLDVSRLTALTIDPVARTATVGPGVLNADLDAAAREHGLFYAPDPGSRAISSIGGNIATNAGGMCCAKYGVTADHTLALTVVLAGGETIRTGRATHKDVAGLDLTRLVVGSEGTLGVVVEATVRLLPASPGTATAALTFPTVAAAVEAVLAIERVARPSAVELMDETTVRAVNLMTRMGLDEVPTLLVVTDGSDHAAEIAAVVEVAAAHGALAAFHTDDTDEGTALMEARRVALTALERLGTTLLDDVCVPIHRLPDLEARIAKAAAEHGVTVGVFGHAADGNLHPTIVYDATEAGAAERAYACFDQIVLAAIDLGGTVSGEHGIGSLKIDYLERQVGAAERALMHRIKTAFDPSGILNPGRGY
- a CDS encoding cysteine hydrolase; the encoded protein is MSEQLTLDPATTAVVLIEYQNEFTTPGGVLHDPVAAVMEKTGMLANTVAFVEQARAAGVTIMHAPITFAPGYGELTRHPYGILAGVVNGKAFEKGSWGAAIVDDLAPTEDDILIEGKRGLDTFASTNLDFILRSKGITTVILAGFLTNCCVESTMRSAYENGYRVITLTDCAAATSVEEHDNAITYDFPMFSLPMESKAVAAAL
- a CDS encoding FadR/GntR family transcriptional regulator, whose protein sequence is MSTHLAPVARLPLSLEIASRLREAIVVGDLPPGEELPTESDLASTFGVGRSSVREALRVLQSQGLVTGAESVSTSRPRVTHDRLASTAASALTTALRVSAVTLPDLVALRVLLERDAVQSVNVVPASTRECLKIMRVAADAGDIEAFHLADVDFHVSLAHAGGNAAIGLVVEVMRGTIAGYLRTALSEHGDPVSVLSGLCDEHEAIVTALDSGAQRRAADLVVAHIRGFYEPVTES